A section of the Streptomyces sp. CG1 genome encodes:
- a CDS encoding cation:proton antiporter encodes MISVLIVITTVVAGWSLVAGRLERRHVRAPLVLVLAGIVTGVFTHSHIAATLNSEVAQHVAEVILAVLLFVDATELPGGRLFGNDPGSAARALLVALPLSLITMVLLGTLLLPGLPVALLLLIACIIIPTDFAPAETLVRDRRIPARVRSVLNVESGYNDGIVSPLFLFALILVGTNSVTHTPAQALGTAVPFALKALVVGFVVGALVAWLINLADRAEWMTEQSRRIVVLVTPLLAYTVTVAMNGNGFVASFVCGIAFRYVRQAPVRRRGASAPHASDFQLIEDTNSMMTMCMWFFFGNAVVLAVGEGVHWPTVVLCVAALTVVRILPIMLAFLGSTFTWRERLMVGALGPRGTTSIVFGLLAFNALPDGPYADTALYAMTLTVLGSVLLHGGGSVIIARSLTGPPSSAAGGPGSPGTDESDSRVVATRN; translated from the coding sequence ATGATCTCTGTCCTGATTGTGATCACCACGGTGGTGGCCGGCTGGTCGCTGGTCGCCGGGCGGCTGGAACGACGGCATGTGCGGGCTCCTCTGGTGCTGGTGCTCGCGGGGATCGTCACGGGGGTGTTCACGCACAGCCATATCGCTGCCACGTTGAACTCAGAGGTCGCTCAGCATGTGGCCGAGGTCATCCTGGCCGTCCTGCTGTTCGTCGACGCCACCGAGCTGCCGGGCGGGCGACTGTTCGGCAACGACCCCGGCTCCGCCGCGCGGGCACTGCTGGTGGCCCTGCCGCTGAGCCTGATCACGATGGTGCTGCTGGGAACGCTGCTGCTGCCCGGGCTGCCGGTGGCGCTGCTGCTGCTCATCGCGTGCATCATCATCCCGACCGACTTCGCCCCGGCCGAGACACTGGTCCGCGACCGGCGTATCCCGGCGAGGGTGCGCAGCGTGCTCAACGTGGAGAGCGGCTACAACGACGGCATCGTGTCGCCCCTCTTCCTGTTCGCACTGATCCTCGTCGGCACCAACTCCGTCACCCACACGCCCGCGCAGGCCCTCGGCACAGCCGTGCCGTTCGCGCTGAAGGCCCTCGTGGTGGGCTTCGTGGTGGGGGCGCTGGTGGCATGGCTGATCAATCTGGCCGACCGCGCGGAGTGGATGACGGAGCAGTCCCGGCGGATCGTCGTGCTGGTCACACCGCTGCTCGCCTACACCGTGACCGTGGCGATGAACGGCAACGGCTTCGTGGCCTCGTTCGTGTGCGGGATCGCCTTCCGCTACGTCCGGCAGGCGCCGGTCCGCCGACGGGGCGCTTCGGCTCCCCACGCCTCGGACTTCCAGCTCATCGAGGACACCAACTCGATGATGACGATGTGCATGTGGTTCTTCTTCGGCAACGCCGTGGTGCTCGCCGTGGGCGAGGGCGTCCACTGGCCCACCGTCGTGCTCTGCGTCGCCGCGCTCACGGTCGTGCGCATCCTTCCGATCATGCTCGCCTTCCTCGGCTCGACGTTCACCTGGCGAGAACGGCTCATGGTCGGCGCGCTCGGACCACGCGGCACCACCTCCATCGTGTTCGGCCTGCTCGCGTTCAACGCTCTGCCGGACGGCCCGTACGCCGACACCGCCCTGTACGCCATGACCCTGACGGTGCTCGGCAGCGTTCTGCTCCACGGAGGTGGCTCGGTGATCATCGCCCGGTCCCTGACCGGCCCGCCCTCGTCGGCTGCCGGCGGCCCGGGCTCCCCCGGGACTGACGAGTCGGACTCACGGGTCGTCGCCACGCGGAACTGA
- a CDS encoding response regulator, with amino-acid sequence MIRVVVVDDEALVRSGFELILNASGGIQVVATAEGAQAADVIRREHPDVVLLDIRMPDVDGLTVLREIQTLPEPPTVAMLTTFDTDEYILTALRSGAAGFLLKDTEPEQLAQLVRTLAAGGVVMSPKASRALLRSHPGVAAPQDADVARVGLLSDRERDVLVLIAQGLSNADIGTRIHLSVGTVKDHVSSILTKLRVSSRVQAALLAERAGLLSDDGAHTAQDNGR; translated from the coding sequence GTGATCCGGGTAGTGGTGGTGGACGACGAGGCGCTGGTGCGGTCCGGGTTTGAACTGATCCTGAACGCCTCCGGCGGCATCCAGGTCGTGGCGACCGCGGAAGGAGCGCAGGCCGCCGACGTGATCCGACGCGAGCACCCGGACGTCGTACTTCTCGACATCCGCATGCCGGACGTGGACGGCCTGACCGTCCTGAGGGAGATCCAGACGCTGCCCGAGCCGCCGACGGTGGCCATGCTGACCACCTTCGACACCGACGAGTACATCCTGACCGCGCTGCGCTCGGGAGCCGCGGGCTTCCTGCTCAAGGACACCGAGCCCGAACAACTCGCCCAACTGGTCCGCACGCTGGCCGCGGGCGGGGTGGTGATGTCCCCGAAAGCCTCGCGGGCTCTGCTGCGCAGCCATCCGGGGGTGGCCGCGCCTCAGGACGCGGACGTGGCGCGCGTGGGCCTGCTCAGCGACCGCGAACGTGACGTCCTCGTCCTGATCGCCCAAGGACTGTCCAACGCCGACATCGGCACCCGCATCCATCTGAGCGTGGGCACCGTCAAGGACCACGTCAGCTCGATCCTGACCAAGCTGAGGGTCTCCAGCCGCGTGCAGGCGGCGCTCCTCGCGGAGCGGGCCGGACTGCTCAGCGACGACGGCGCCCACACGGCACAGGACAATGGGCGATGA
- a CDS encoding poly-gamma-glutamate biosynthesis protein PgsC/CapC codes for MIPAVVTPQIAAIGIALGLVFSLLCYLTTNLSPGGMITPGWLALTLVDDLRRAAMVAGVAGLTYLLTKLLQRFVILYGKRLFAAVVLTGVLLQAGLSLLLQQQFPLLFAHQTLGFIVPGLIAYQLERQPKTATVLSTGTVTFATYVIVVSGLLLGALPTT; via the coding sequence TCGCACTCGGTCTGGTGTTCTCCCTCCTGTGCTACCTGACCACGAACCTCTCACCAGGCGGCATGATCACCCCCGGCTGGCTCGCCCTCACCCTCGTCGACGATCTGCGGCGCGCCGCCATGGTCGCGGGCGTGGCAGGCCTGACCTACCTGCTGACCAAGCTGCTGCAGCGCTTCGTCATCCTCTACGGCAAGCGGCTGTTCGCCGCCGTCGTGCTCACCGGTGTCCTGCTCCAGGCCGGGCTCTCCCTGTTGCTCCAGCAGCAGTTCCCCCTGCTTTTCGCCCATCAGACCCTCGGGTTCATCGTCCCCGGTCTCATCGCCTACCAGCTCGAGAGGCAACCCAAGACAGCGACGGTCCTCTCCACCGGCACGGTCACGTTCGCCACCTACGTGATTGTGGTGTCCGGGCTGCTGCTGGGTGCTCTGCCCACGACATGA
- a CDS encoding NlpC/P60 family protein — MKRLLPGIRRFSLTRNAALFLVTAVLLAASCVLSVQFRHRTDHPEASPASPGAGIPAGSGPLHFERIGNPARTVVRDRHGTVIATFTDGARTAVLTGPSRTFAEPRTTDAQVVTKSWVRLLPEAWARGAEQSDWFKTWLRSRLGSRDPDILATAFDYIAGAPARTTAAGVPYSGAARYTPGTTSDSGRARQGKPRMGSDFYDYLGIPWTFPDAVTRRPEKDRSRSVDSSGYVRLVYGYRSGFPLNSRDSPAGSGLQRTPDAIAHGRLGVPVIPLTDRRPAVIQQLQPGDLVFFRTRELPGGRIGHIGIYLGLDTADHPRFISSRKSAGGPTMGDKGGTSRLDGDGYYAQGLRAARRL; from the coding sequence GTGAAACGCCTCCTGCCCGGAATCCGTAGGTTCTCCCTGACCAGGAACGCGGCCCTGTTCCTGGTGACAGCCGTCCTGCTCGCGGCGAGCTGTGTGCTGTCGGTGCAGTTCAGGCACCGCACCGACCATCCGGAGGCATCACCGGCATCACCGGGGGCCGGAATCCCGGCCGGTAGCGGCCCGCTGCACTTCGAGCGGATCGGCAACCCCGCCCGCACGGTTGTCCGCGACCGGCACGGCACCGTCATCGCCACGTTCACCGACGGCGCCCGTACGGCCGTGCTGACAGGGCCCAGCAGGACCTTCGCGGAGCCGCGTACGACGGATGCCCAGGTCGTCACCAAGAGCTGGGTGCGGCTGCTGCCCGAGGCATGGGCCCGTGGCGCGGAGCAGAGCGACTGGTTCAAGACCTGGCTCAGGTCCCGGCTCGGCAGCCGCGATCCCGACATCCTCGCCACGGCCTTCGACTACATAGCCGGTGCCCCGGCCCGGACGACGGCGGCGGGAGTCCCATACAGCGGTGCTGCCCGCTACACACCCGGCACCACCAGCGACTCCGGGCGTGCCCGGCAAGGGAAGCCGCGCATGGGTTCGGACTTCTACGACTACCTGGGCATCCCCTGGACCTTCCCCGACGCAGTCACCCGCCGCCCCGAGAAGGACCGCTCACGCTCCGTCGACAGCTCCGGCTATGTCCGGCTGGTGTACGGATACCGCTCGGGGTTCCCGCTGAACAGCAGGGACAGCCCGGCGGGCAGCGGGCTGCAGCGGACCCCCGACGCGATCGCCCACGGGCGGCTCGGCGTACCCGTGATCCCCCTCACCGACCGCCGCCCCGCTGTCATCCAGCAGCTCCAGCCCGGCGACCTGGTCTTCTTCAGAACACGGGAGCTGCCCGGCGGACGGATCGGCCACATCGGGATCTACCTCGGCCTGGACACCGCCGACCACCCGCGTTTCATCTCCAGCCGGAAGAGCGCGGGCGGTCCCACCATGGGTGACAAGGGCGGTACCTCACGGCTCGACGGTGACGGCTACTACGCACAAGGGCTGCGCGCGGCCCGCCGCCTCTGA